The DNA window TCTGCTCCCTATACCACCAGCCATTATAACACAATAATTATTTTTATTCATACGATTAACATTTAATTAATATATATTAATAATATTATAACTCATCTTTAATGCTAAATTTATATATTATTTATAAGTCGAATATAACAAAATAATAGTAATTTTCTCATATCTCGAATAAGTTAAAAAACATGTTATACCATTATTCATTAAACAATAAACATTAATAAATATTGTTTACTGTTAATTAGTTTCTGTCCATAAAATTAGTGTTTTATTGTTATTATTTTAAATTTAAGATTTAGGAATTTAGAATTATTATTAAGCAATTATGTTTCAACATTTTAAATCGTAAATAAAATATGTTTTTGACTAACTACGGCATTTATGCCGTAGATTAAAGCACAAACCTAATTGGCTTTAGCCGCTGACATATAGTGTTTTAAGGGCTGAAGTCCAACGTCTTGTCATTTTTTTTCTCCGCCATAAATGACGGAGTTAGCCATTTGTTTTCATACAGTCTCTAAAACAAGGGTGCTGATAATCAGCGATATAACTGCAAAAAGAACAATGTTTATATTGAGACTTCGGCGTGAGCTCAGTCGAACGCTTGTCGATGTATAACATCCTGCGGAATGACGAAATATTATAGACAAACTCTAATTCGTTGTGCAAACAATTGCAAAAATTAAATTATTTGCTATCATTAAAAGATTTATTTGTAATTTTATAAAAAATAAAAAATAATGAATATTTTTTTTCATATAGGTAGATATTTTTTATTAATGTTAAAAGTTTTTTCAAGACCTGAAAAAACAAAAATTTATTTTAAGCAAACATTAAAAGAAATTAATATCTTAGGTATTGGTTCTATTGGTATAGTTGTAATAATATCAATATTTATGGGGGCTGTAATTACTTTACAAACTGCGTATAATACAGAGAATCCACTCATCCCAATGTACTTGATAGGACTTACAGCAAGGGATTCTATGATGTTGGAATTTTCCTCTACTATTGTAGGATTGATTCTGGCAGGAAAAGTCGGCTCAAATATTGCATCTGAAATTGGTACAATGCGGGTTACCGAACAAATAGATGCCATGGAAATAATGGGAGTTAATTCTGCAAGTTATTTAATTCTTCCTAAAATTGTTGCTACTATATTTATTAATCCTTTTCTTACTATTATAAGTATGTTTGTTGGAATTGTAGGAGGGTGGT is part of the Bacteroidales bacterium genome and encodes:
- a CDS encoding ABC transporter permease, whose product is MMNIFFHIGRYFLLMLKVFSRPEKTKIYFKQTLKEINILGIGSIGIVVIISIFMGAVITLQTAYNTENPLIPMYLIGLTARDSMMLEFSSTIVGLILAGKVGSNIASEIGTMRVTEQIDAMEIMGVNSASYLILPKIVATIFINPFLTIISMFVGIVGGWFAAVSTGAVTSYDYIYGIHYAFIPFYITYALIKTVVFAFIITTVSAYHGYYTQGGALEVGRSSTKAVVYSSVLILLFNLLLTQLLLA